The genomic stretch TTCTCCACTTTCTGCCTCTCGGATTTCGTAGTTGTTGGAGCCCTGGTATAATACCTCTCCCATGGTCTCACCACCGTTGTAATAAGTAGCATGGTAATAGCCGTTATTTCGATTCTTGATTTTTTTGGAGGAGAGTTTACCATTAGTGTCATAAGTCTCTATGTTTTCCTCTGGGAAGTTGCCCTCACCATTGTAGCCATACCGTGTTACTTTTACGATTTGATTATTCAGGTTGAAAATCCGCTCAATGGAGGTGCTGTCTGTGAGCTTGACTACAACGGCTTTATATGCATAATTAAGGCTGTCATTGTCAGTAATAGGGTAGAAATGTTCATTTAGTCTTTGAATTTGTTTTTCCTGAGCATTAGAAAGTATGGGGGCAGATAGGAGAGCAAAAAGCAACAGAAAAGTGAGGGAACAGTTGATTTTGAACGACATAATGTGCTGACTAGGATTGAAGTTTAATTATACGATATCTTGCCGCCGGGTGCAAATCTCCTATGGAAATATCATTCAAGCTTATATTTTGCTTTCCATTTTCAGCCTTGATCATGCTATCAATCATCCGGAATATTCTATAGAAGACTCGGCAGGTTTCATGCTGGTTGTTGCTTTCTTACAAAAGACTTTTATCCCACAGGATAAGTCTTATTTTTGTGTCTTTATCCTATTAAAACCACGAAATGAACGCAATTAATCCCACCACCACCCCTGCCTGGTCAAGACTTCAGCAGCTGGCCAATGAGCATAAAGACCTTACTATTCTTTCCCAATTTGATGAGCGGGAACGCTTTGATAGATTGAGCATTACTATGGAAGATATTTTGGTTGATTTCTCCAAGAACAGGTTAAACCAGGATATTCTAGATGCCCTATTTGACCTGGCACGTGAGTGTAAGCTGCATGAGGCTATTGACGGCATGTTTGCAGGGGAGCCGATCAATCAAACGGAAGGCCGTGCTGTATTGCATACAGCTTTGAGAAATACCTCTGATAACGTAGTGAAGTTGGATGGGAAGAATATTATGGATGATGTAAATGCCGTGCTGCAGAAGATGAAGGCATTTGCGGACAAAATCCAAAACAAACAATGGCTTGGCTATACCGGTAAACCAATTAAATCTTTGGTAAATATCGGCATCGGTGGTTCTGATCTTGGCCCGGTAATGGTGACTGAGGCATTAAAGCCTTATCAGAACCCGGATATTGAATGCTTCTTTGTGTCCAATGTGGATGGAACCCACATCGCAGAGACCTTGAAGAAGGTAGATCCGGAGACCACACTTTTCTTTATTGCTTCCAAAACCTTTACCACCCAGGAAACCATGACCAATGCGCATACTGCTAGGGATTGGTTTTTGGAGCATGCCAAAATAGATACGGCAGTTGCCAAGCACTTTGTGGCATTATCTACCAATGCCAAAGCTGTTTCCGAATTCGGGATTGATACGGATAACATGTTTGAATTCTGGGACTGGGTAGGCGGAAGATATTCACTTTGGTCAGCGATTGGTCTGCCGATAGCCTGCACTATTGGTTTTGAGAATTTCCATCAGTTGCTGCAAGGAGCCCATGCCATGGATAATCATTTCCGTAGTTCTCAGTTTGACAGAAACATCCCGGTTTTCCTGGCGATGATTGGGATCTGGAACACCAATTTCCTCGGAGCCAGCTCTGAAGCTATTTTGCCTTACGATCAGTACATGCATAGATTTGCGGCTTATTTCCAGCAGGGAAATATGGAAAGCAATGGCAAGTATGTGAGCCGCTCTGGAGAAAAAGTAAACTACACCACTGGACCGATCATCTGGGGAGAGCCAGGAACTAATGGGCAGCATGCGTTCTACCAACTCATCCATCAGGGTACTCACCTGATTCCATGTGATTTTATTGCACCGGCGATTTCCCATAATCCTATTGGGGATCATCATCAGAAGTTAATGTCCAATTTCTTTGCGCAAACTGAAGCCCTGATGAAAGGCAAATCCCTGGAAGAGGTGAAAGCTGAAATGAAAGCTGCAGGCAAGTCAGAAGAGGAAATTGAGAAAATAGCACCGCACCGTGTTTTTGAAGGGAACAGACCGACCAACTCCATTTTGGTTAAGAAAATCACACCATATACATTGGGAGCATTGATCGCAATGTATGAGCACAAAATATTCGTGCAGGGAGTGATCTGGGATATTTTCAGTTTTGATCAGTGGGGAGTGGAGCTAGGCAAAGTCTTGGCAAACGGCA from Algoriphagus sp. NG3 encodes the following:
- a CDS encoding TonB family protein, with product MSFKINCSLTFLLLFALLSAPILSNAQEKQIQRLNEHFYPITDNDSLNYAYKAVVVKLTDSTSIERIFNLNNQIVKVTRYGYNGEGNFPEENIETYDTNGKLSSKKIKNRNNGYYHATYYNGGETMGEVLYQGSNNYEIREAESGEIIHMEQNPFEPQPLYDEKGWEKTMVKNLSYPVSARRRREQGTVIIGIYVNEFGERTAPLVVNPDKVSESLAEEALRVVNKYEGEITPATTVEGNTIDAWLYIPIRFMLD
- the pgi gene encoding glucose-6-phosphate isomerase → MNAINPTTTPAWSRLQQLANEHKDLTILSQFDERERFDRLSITMEDILVDFSKNRLNQDILDALFDLARECKLHEAIDGMFAGEPINQTEGRAVLHTALRNTSDNVVKLDGKNIMDDVNAVLQKMKAFADKIQNKQWLGYTGKPIKSLVNIGIGGSDLGPVMVTEALKPYQNPDIECFFVSNVDGTHIAETLKKVDPETTLFFIASKTFTTQETMTNAHTARDWFLEHAKIDTAVAKHFVALSTNAKAVSEFGIDTDNMFEFWDWVGGRYSLWSAIGLPIACTIGFENFHQLLQGAHAMDNHFRSSQFDRNIPVFLAMIGIWNTNFLGASSEAILPYDQYMHRFAAYFQQGNMESNGKYVSRSGEKVNYTTGPIIWGEPGTNGQHAFYQLIHQGTHLIPCDFIAPAISHNPIGDHHQKLMSNFFAQTEALMKGKSLEEVKAEMKAAGKSEEEIEKIAPHRVFEGNRPTNSILVKKITPYTLGALIAMYEHKIFVQGVIWDIFSFDQWGVELGKVLANGILPELRGNEEITAHDGSTNGLINAYKKMR